Proteins from a genomic interval of Clostridium sp. AN503:
- a CDS encoding regulatory protein RecX, whose amino-acid sequence MKKHKSARECALSLLEYRDRTEQQMRQKLKEREYGPQEIEEALSFLKEYHYIDDADYAERYIRVYSRKKSTRQIRFDLERKGIARDVVEQYLEESPVDEEGQIREYLLKKGCRPGERLDAAVYKKITAGLCRRGFSYEAIRRVMDRMLREDE is encoded by the coding sequence ATGAAAAAGCATAAATCTGCGAGGGAGTGTGCCCTCTCTCTCCTGGAGTACAGGGACCGCACGGAGCAGCAGATGCGGCAGAAGCTGAAGGAGCGGGAGTATGGACCGCAGGAGATAGAGGAAGCGCTCTCCTTTTTAAAGGAATACCATTATATAGATGACGCGGATTATGCTGAAAGGTATATCCGCGTTTATTCGCGTAAAAAGAGCACCCGCCAGATCCGGTTTGATCTGGAGCGGAAAGGGATTGCCCGTGATGTGGTGGAACAGTATCTGGAGGAATCGCCGGTGGATGAGGAGGGCCAGATCCGGGAGTATCTGCTGAAGAAGGGGTGCAGGCCGGGGGAACGGCTGGATGCGGCGGTTTATAAAAAGATTACAGCGGGGCTTTGCCGCAGAGGATTCTCTTATGAGGCGATCCGAAGGGTTATGGACAGGATGCTGCGGGAGGATGAGTAG
- the recA gene encoding recombinase RecA translates to MNKDDKLKALDAAITQIEKSYGKGSIMRLGDSGANMNIETTPTGSISLDIALGLGGVPKGRVIEVYGPESSGKTTVALHMVAEVQKRGGIAGFIDAEHALDPVYAKNIGVDIDNLYISQPDTGEQALEITETMVRSGAVDIVIVDSVAALVPKAEIDGEMGDSHVGLQARLMSQGLRKLTGIISKSNCSVIFINQLREKIGVMFGNPETTTGGRALKFYASVRLDVRRVESIKQGGEVVGNHVRVKVVKNKIAPPFKEAEFDIMFGQGISREGDILDLAAKDNVIEKSGAWYAYNGAKIGQGRENAKNYLKEHPEVFDEVEQKVRELHGLQGDSVAAASAAPAGKSAAPDSGKAKTADQPVSDDEKA, encoded by the coding sequence ATGAATAAAGATGATAAGTTAAAAGCATTGGATGCCGCCATTACCCAGATAGAGAAGTCCTATGGAAAGGGCTCCATCATGAGGCTGGGGGATTCCGGCGCCAATATGAATATTGAGACTACACCGACCGGTTCCATCAGTTTGGATATTGCCCTGGGCCTCGGCGGCGTGCCGAAGGGAAGGGTGATCGAGGTCTACGGCCCGGAGTCCAGTGGTAAGACCACGGTGGCCCTCCATATGGTTGCCGAGGTACAGAAGAGGGGCGGGATCGCAGGCTTTATCGATGCAGAGCACGCTTTAGACCCGGTTTATGCGAAGAATATCGGCGTGGATATTGACAATCTCTACATATCCCAGCCGGATACCGGTGAGCAGGCACTTGAGATCACTGAGACGATGGTGCGCTCCGGTGCTGTGGACATTGTGATCGTAGACTCTGTAGCGGCGCTGGTGCCGAAGGCGGAGATCGACGGCGAGATGGGAGATTCCCATGTGGGCCTGCAGGCGCGTTTGATGTCACAGGGGTTAAGGAAGCTTACTGGTATCATCAGCAAGTCCAACTGTTCGGTGATCTTTATCAACCAGCTGCGCGAAAAGATCGGCGTTATGTTCGGCAACCCGGAGACTACTACCGGCGGCCGTGCGCTGAAGTTTTACGCTTCCGTCCGTTTGGATGTACGTCGTGTTGAGTCGATCAAGCAGGGCGGAGAGGTGGTTGGGAACCACGTCCGCGTCAAGGTTGTGAAGAACAAGATCGCACCGCCGTTTAAAGAGGCGGAGTTTGACATCATGTTTGGGCAGGGCATTTCCCGTGAGGGTGATATCCTGGATCTGGCGGCGAAGGACAACGTGATCGAGAAGAGCGGCGCATGGTATGCATATAACGGCGCCAAGATCGGACAGGGCCGGGAGAATGCCAAGAACTACTTAAAGGAGCATCCGGAGGTCTTTGATGAGGTGGAGCAGAAGGTGCGCGAGCTTCATGGCCTGCAGGGCGACAGCGTAGCAGCGGCGTCAGCGGCTCCGGCAGGGAAGTCCGCTGCGCCCGACAGTGGGAAAGCGAAGACCGCTGACCAGCCGGTAAGCGACGATGAAAAAGCATAA
- a CDS encoding GGDEF domain-containing protein, which translates to MIHFHTGHIRYIRQLLQGLLLIGMVFLIFSMTFHVKQIQETSMVLEYISFVRGGTQRLVKLEIAGLKNTDLENSLDEIITSLQTGGGIHHLPALPDAGYSNSLTELTACWDDLKTELSLARTHPYEQTRLLEMSEEYFRLADDAVNAAETYSQTCIRRAGHIETWSILLTIAVMLLLLQQSLEALQLARFNRELRQKAYMDLHTGLPNKSRCEEFFSDHQPLSSPTCCIMFDLNNLKEVNDTLGHIAGDTMILNFAHILRTSIPEEHFVGRYGGDEFIAILRGTSAAQVHNILKGIQDAISLFNQYSGSIRLSYACGYAMSAACRQLLPDHSFRACRPQYVYGQAKTQRKSPRAVMGAQGSFFLRNSDFKKGLRI; encoded by the coding sequence GTGATCCATTTTCATACAGGCCATATCCGGTACATCAGACAGCTCCTTCAGGGCCTTCTGCTGATCGGTATGGTCTTTCTCATATTCTCCATGACATTCCATGTGAAGCAGATCCAGGAAACGTCCATGGTCCTGGAATACATCTCTTTCGTGCGCGGAGGTACCCAGCGTCTTGTAAAGCTCGAGATCGCGGGGTTAAAAAACACAGACCTGGAAAATTCCCTGGATGAGATCATCACCTCGCTCCAGACCGGAGGCGGCATCCATCATCTCCCAGCGCTTCCAGATGCAGGTTACTCCAACAGTCTGACCGAACTGACCGCCTGCTGGGATGACTTAAAAACAGAACTTTCTCTTGCCCGCACCCACCCTTATGAGCAGACCCGGCTTCTGGAAATGAGCGAGGAATACTTCCGGCTCGCCGATGACGCCGTCAACGCGGCGGAAACCTACTCCCAAACATGCATACGACGGGCAGGACATATCGAAACCTGGTCAATCCTCCTTACGATCGCTGTTATGCTCCTCCTTCTGCAGCAATCCTTAGAAGCCCTGCAGCTGGCCCGGTTCAACCGGGAACTGCGTCAGAAGGCGTATATGGATTTACATACGGGGCTTCCCAACAAGAGCCGCTGTGAGGAATTTTTCTCGGATCATCAGCCCTTATCCTCCCCCACCTGCTGCATCATGTTTGACTTAAATAACTTAAAAGAGGTAAATGATACGCTGGGACACATAGCCGGCGATACCATGATCCTGAATTTCGCCCACATCCTCCGTACTTCCATACCGGAGGAACATTTTGTTGGAAGATACGGCGGAGATGAATTCATCGCTATCCTCCGCGGCACTTCAGCCGCGCAGGTCCATAACATCCTGAAGGGCATTCAGGATGCGATCTCCCTTTTCAATCAGTACAGCGGCAGTATCCGCTTAAGCTATGCCTGCGGTTACGCCATGTCCGCCGCCTGCAGGCAACTGCTGCCTGACCACTCTTTTAGAGCGTGCCGACCACAATATGTATACGGACAAGCGAAAACACAAAGAAAAAGCCCCCGTGCCGTGATGGGGGCTCAGGGGTCATTCTTCTTACGGAATTCGGATTTCAAAAAAGGATTAAGGATTTAA